From a region of the Pseudophaeobacter arcticus DSM 23566 genome:
- a CDS encoding acyl-CoA dehydrogenase family protein, protein MTKQDTITAANGPFNEDLDMIRDQLRRFIATEVTAKADAWEETGMVPRDVLRQMGDLGVLGMRYDEKYGGAGLNVMSSVVLAEEVGRSTFGGFAATVLVHTDMASPHLENAGTPEQKARWMPSIVSGEKIAAVAVTEPGAGSDVAGMRTRAVQDGSDWVLNGTKMFITNGVHGDIYFVGAKTDPDAKGSRGITMFAVEKGTPGFSVGRALNKTGWLCSDTAELIFEDVRVPAENVLGEVNKGFYSVMKNFQNERIVLGAMACAESQIALDMTLDYVKQRKAFGGVLWDKQAIRQRLADCQTRIAAGRQLVYQAAGLDAAGRDCVKEVSMVKAYCGELVNSVLYDCVQFHGGMGYMRETPVERMSRDARVQAIGGGASEVMLEEVAKRM, encoded by the coding sequence ATGACCAAACAAGACACGATCACTGCGGCCAATGGCCCATTCAACGAAGATCTCGACATGATCCGCGACCAGCTGCGCCGGTTCATCGCCACCGAAGTAACGGCCAAGGCCGACGCATGGGAAGAAACCGGCATGGTGCCCCGCGACGTGCTGCGCCAGATGGGCGATTTGGGCGTTTTGGGCATGCGCTATGACGAAAAATATGGCGGCGCAGGATTGAATGTGATGTCCAGCGTGGTTCTGGCCGAAGAGGTCGGGCGCTCCACCTTTGGCGGTTTCGCGGCCACGGTGTTGGTGCATACCGACATGGCCTCGCCACATCTTGAAAATGCCGGAACGCCGGAACAAAAAGCCCGCTGGATGCCCTCGATCGTCTCGGGCGAAAAAATCGCCGCCGTTGCGGTGACCGAACCGGGCGCCGGATCAGACGTGGCCGGTATGCGCACCCGCGCGGTGCAGGACGGATCGGATTGGGTGCTGAACGGCACCAAGATGTTCATCACCAACGGCGTGCATGGCGACATCTATTTCGTCGGGGCCAAAACCGACCCGGATGCCAAGGGATCGCGCGGGATCACCATGTTCGCGGTTGAAAAGGGCACACCGGGTTTCTCGGTTGGGCGCGCGTTGAACAAGACCGGCTGGCTGTGCTCGGATACTGCCGAGCTGATCTTTGAAGATGTCCGCGTTCCTGCCGAAAACGTGCTGGGCGAGGTCAACAAAGGCTTCTACTCGGTGATGAAGAACTTCCAAAACGAACGCATCGTTCTGGGCGCGATGGCCTGCGCTGAATCGCAAATCGCCCTCGACATGACGCTGGATTACGTCAAGCAGCGCAAAGCCTTTGGCGGCGTGCTTTGGGACAAACAGGCGATCCGCCAGCGGTTGGCCGATTGCCAGACCCGCATCGCCGCAGGTCGTCAGTTGGTTTATCAGGCCGCCGGTCTGGACGCTGCGGGGCGCGATTGCGTGAAAGAAGTTTCGATGGTCAAAGCCTATTGCGGCGAGCTGGTGAACTCTGTGCTTTACGATTGTGTGCAGTTCCACGGCGGCATGGGCTATATGCGCGAAACCCCCGTTGAACGCATGTCGCGCGACGCCCGCGTGCAAGCGATCGGCGGCGGTGCCTCGGAGGTGATGCTCGAAGAAGTCGCCAAGCGCATGTGA
- a CDS encoding IclR family transcriptional regulator codes for MTIEASQKLVPAVQNAIRILRLLAAAGRPMGATQIARETGLNVSSAFNILRTLHNEGLLGFDPDTKTYTVGMGLMEFAAPLLGANPFDLIRPTMTALAQEYEVVIGLWQITSNQRVVLIDRFTAPNIVQAAIARNSRLPVFAGAIGRCYAAAVGLDKAATQEGYATVRWQDEPGFDNYWRDVVAARETGTAQDRGQLFRGLDVVAALARDAGGVPQIGMSSISIAGQHDDDSLKRVAAALAEAGQQIERGVFCRSAKGAQKSTSAD; via the coding sequence GTGACGATCGAAGCGAGTCAGAAACTTGTGCCTGCGGTGCAAAATGCCATACGCATCCTGCGGCTTCTGGCTGCGGCGGGCCGTCCGATGGGGGCGACGCAGATTGCGCGCGAAACCGGTTTGAATGTGTCTTCGGCCTTTAACATTTTACGCACCTTGCACAACGAAGGCCTTCTCGGTTTTGATCCTGACACCAAAACCTACACAGTGGGGATGGGGCTTATGGAATTCGCCGCGCCGCTTTTGGGCGCGAATCCGTTTGATCTTATCCGGCCAACGATGACGGCCCTTGCGCAGGAATATGAGGTGGTGATTGGCCTTTGGCAGATCACGTCAAACCAACGCGTTGTGTTGATTGACCGTTTTACGGCGCCCAATATCGTGCAGGCGGCTATCGCGCGCAACAGTCGCCTGCCGGTATTTGCGGGGGCTATCGGGCGTTGTTATGCGGCGGCGGTGGGACTTGATAAGGCCGCCACACAAGAGGGTTACGCAACTGTACGTTGGCAGGATGAACCGGGTTTCGATAATTACTGGCGCGATGTGGTCGCCGCGCGCGAAACCGGGACGGCGCAGGATCGCGGCCAATTGTTCAGGGGGCTTGATGTCGTGGCGGCGCTGGCTCGCGATGCCGGCGGTGTGCCGCAGATCGGCATGAGCAGCATCAGCATCGCCGGCCAGCATGATGATGATAGCCTGAAACGCGTGGCGGCGGCTTTGGCCGAGGCAGGACAACAGATCGAACGCGGTGTGTTTTGTCGATCCGCCAAGGGCGCGCAAAAATCTACGTCAGCGGATTAG
- a CDS encoding acetyl/propionyl/methylcrotonyl-CoA carboxylase subunit alpha, translating into MNFTRILIANRGEIALRIQRGCRKLGLETVAVFSEADRDAPFVAEADHAVCIGGAAPADSYLNVEAILEAARATGAGAVHPGYGFLSENAGFAAAIEAAGLVFIGPDADAIAMMGSKIEAKAAAEEAGVPVLPGYRGADQSDARLLDEAQALGVPLLVKASAGGGGRGMRLVTDLAEAPEAITSARAEAKGAFGDAAVFLERYAPRARHVEVQVLGDSHGNVLHLGDRDCSLQRNHQKLIEEAPAADLPDAVRDDMRAAAVRLAQSIGYRSAGTVEYLYDPARGEYYFLEMNTRLQVEHPVTEAITGIDLVEWQLRIARGEALTLAQTDVQFNGHAIEVRIAAENPAENFRPETGEITLWAPPAGVRLDSGVAAGSIVGHHYDSMLAKLITHAPDRAGAIRQAIAAIDAFAVGGVGLNLSYQRALLNHPDFQAFRHHTSGLAELFPDGWAEPAPEAENAGLAAMALHLHLTPAGASPWESLGSWRLTAPAGRPGAASYWTTSEDDPIRVTEAGARLTATLPDGQSITTEAGALTGDRLSGRIDGVPFSRVAHIERSGNCWRVHLQTSGGMRVTDLRVLEDQHLARASGGSGGADLLTAPMPGAVAEVRVAPGDRVAAGDTLVVLEAMKLLQSLPAPIAGVVTEIYCAPGDTVAGHAPLVKLDPEEET; encoded by the coding sequence ATGAATTTTACCCGTATCCTGATCGCCAACCGGGGCGAAATCGCACTGCGCATCCAACGCGGGTGTCGCAAATTGGGGCTGGAAACGGTCGCCGTCTTTTCCGAGGCCGACCGCGACGCGCCCTTTGTGGCCGAGGCTGATCACGCCGTCTGCATCGGCGGGGCCGCACCAGCGGACAGCTATCTGAACGTCGAGGCCATTTTGGAGGCCGCGCGCGCGACCGGCGCGGGTGCGGTGCATCCCGGCTATGGTTTCTTGTCCGAAAACGCCGGTTTTGCCGCTGCGATCGAAGCGGCGGGGCTTGTCTTCATCGGGCCGGACGCGGACGCGATTGCCATGATGGGATCGAAGATCGAGGCCAAGGCCGCCGCCGAGGAAGCCGGCGTGCCCGTGCTGCCCGGCTATCGCGGTGCGGATCAGTCCGACGCGCGCTTGCTGGACGAGGCGCAGGCGCTTGGCGTGCCGCTTCTGGTCAAGGCCAGCGCGGGCGGCGGCGGGCGCGGCATGCGCCTTGTCACCGATCTGGCCGAGGCACCCGAAGCCATCACCTCGGCAAGGGCCGAGGCCAAAGGCGCCTTTGGCGATGCGGCGGTGTTCCTTGAACGCTATGCACCGCGCGCGCGCCATGTTGAGGTGCAGGTTCTGGGCGACAGCCACGGCAATGTTCTGCATCTGGGCGATCGCGACTGTTCGCTTCAACGCAACCACCAGAAGTTGATCGAAGAGGCTCCGGCCGCCGACCTGCCCGACGCGGTGCGCGATGACATGCGCGCGGCGGCGGTGCGATTGGCGCAATCCATTGGCTATCGCTCGGCAGGGACGGTGGAATACCTTTATGATCCGGCGCGCGGGGAATACTATTTTCTCGAAATGAACACCCGCCTTCAGGTGGAACATCCCGTGACCGAGGCCATCACCGGCATCGATCTGGTCGAATGGCAATTGCGTATCGCACGGGGCGAGGCCCTGACGCTGGCGCAAACGGATGTGCAGTTTAACGGCCATGCCATCGAAGTGCGCATCGCCGCCGAAAACCCCGCCGAAAATTTCCGCCCCGAAACCGGCGAGATCACCCTTTGGGCTCCGCCCGCTGGCGTGCGGCTCGATAGCGGCGTCGCGGCAGGGTCAATCGTCGGCCACCATTACGATTCGATGTTGGCCAAATTGATCACCCATGCGCCGGACAGGGCAGGGGCAATCCGTCAGGCCATTGCCGCGATTGATGCCTTTGCGGTGGGCGGCGTCGGGCTGAACCTGTCTTATCAGCGGGCGCTGTTGAACCATCCTGATTTTCAGGCCTTCCGGCATCACACCTCGGGCCTTGCCGAATTGTTCCCCGATGGATGGGCCGAACCCGCGCCCGAAGCCGAAAACGCAGGCCTCGCGGCCATGGCGCTGCATCTGCATTTGACGCCGGCGGGCGCATCGCCTTGGGAAAGCCTTGGATCTTGGCGGCTCACGGCCCCTGCGGGACGGCCCGGCGCGGCGTCCTATTGGACCACATCCGAGGATGATCCGATCCGCGTGACCGAAGCCGGAGCGAGGCTGACGGCCACATTGCCAGACGGCCAGAGCATCACAACCGAGGCCGGTGCCTTGACCGGTGACCGTTTGAGTGGGCGCATCGACGGCGTTCCCTTTTCGCGCGTGGCCCATATCGAGCGCAGTGGCAATTGTTGGCGGGTGCATTTACAAACGTCTGGCGGTATGCGCGTGACAGACCTGCGCGTTCTGGAAGATCAGCACCTTGCCCGTGCCAGCGGCGGATCGGGCGGCGCCGACCTGTTGACGGCGCCGATGCCAGGCGCCGTGGCCGAGGTGCGCGTTGCGCCCGGCGACCGCGTTGCCGCCGGTGATACGCTGGTGGTCCTTGAGGCGATGAAGCTCTTGCAAAGCCTGCCCGCGCCGATTGCGGGCGTGGTGACCGAAATTTATTGCGCGCCAGGCGATACCGTCGCCGGGCACGCCCCACTTGTCAAACTCGACCCGGAGGAAGAAACATGA
- a CDS encoding crotonase/enoyl-CoA hydratase family protein has product MTTTYETILLETDARGVATVTLNRPDKHNALNGTLIAELYDVAEKLAADDAVRIVILTGNGKSFCAGGDFNWFSSNIDKTRAERVDQSATLAHLLRRLDTLPKPLIGRINGPAYGGGVGMISVCDYTIGAEGSRFGLTEVKLGLLPANISPYVVARIGKVHSRETMLSGALFDSTRAERIGLLTEVVKADDLDAAVERVVHDHLQAAPGAVADTKALIAYVAAHDLETNMIYTADRLADAWETEEGIEGIGSFLNKSIPSWRVK; this is encoded by the coding sequence ATGACAACCACTTACGAAACCATCCTGCTTGAAACCGACGCGCGCGGCGTCGCCACCGTAACCTTGAACCGGCCGGACAAACATAATGCGCTGAACGGCACGCTGATCGCCGAGCTATACGACGTGGCCGAAAAACTGGCTGCGGATGATGCCGTGCGCATCGTGATTTTGACCGGCAACGGCAAAAGCTTCTGCGCCGGTGGGGATTTCAACTGGTTCTCCTCCAACATCGACAAAACCCGCGCCGAGCGGGTCGACCAAAGCGCCACGCTGGCGCATTTGCTGCGCCGGCTTGATACGCTGCCCAAACCGCTGATCGGACGGATCAACGGCCCGGCCTATGGCGGCGGTGTCGGCATGATTTCGGTCTGCGATTACACCATCGGGGCCGAAGGATCACGCTTTGGTCTGACCGAGGTAAAACTGGGCCTCTTGCCCGCCAATATCTCGCCCTATGTCGTGGCCCGCATCGGCAAGGTCCATTCGCGCGAAACCATGCTGTCGGGGGCGTTGTTCGACAGCACGCGCGCCGAACGGATCGGTTTGCTGACCGAGGTCGTGAAAGCCGATGATCTGGACGCAGCCGTTGAGCGCGTCGTGCACGATCACCTGCAAGCCGCGCCGGGCGCTGTGGCCGACACCAAGGCGTTGATCGCCTATGTCGCGGCGCACGATTTGGAAACCAACATGATCTACACCGCCGACCGTCTGGCCGACGCTTGGGAAACCGAAGAAGGCATCGAAGGCATTGGCAGCTTCCTCAACAAAAGCATCCCGTCATGGCGCGTGAAATGA
- a CDS encoding acyl-CoA carboxylase subunit beta, producing the protein MARLETAVMTASETYTRNHAAQSERVETLRARIADVASGGRPDMVERHRKRGKLLVRERIDLLVDPGTAFMELSSLAAYGQYGGEVPGSGIVTGIGIVHGQPCVVIANDATVKGGSFYHETVQKHIRAQEIAAENRLPCLYLVDCGGAFLPEQDRVFPDARHFGNSFYRQTNMSASGLPQISAVFGGCTAGGAYIPALSDEVIMVRGNARIHLGGPSIVKVAINEEVDGETLGGAEMHTRVSGVSDHLAEDEHHALALMRDIVAELGQSRPMQPDAAPEAPAHDPEELLGVISADRKEPYDMREVLLRMIDAGEFREFKPGWGETLVCGTARIHGFRVGILANNGALLSDSALKGAQFVSMCDQRNIPLLFLHNISGFMVGTEAERGGIAKDSAKLVYAMSVAKVPRLSVLLGGSYGAGNYGMCGRGFAPNFLFAWPTAELATMSADIASNVMLELRRQKGGDEDKMQADMEQIEAQVRAQYGEQSDPYYATSRLWDDGLIEPGQTRDILGLCLAIVSSVPEAGRHTPVFRM; encoded by the coding sequence ATGGCACGACTTGAAACTGCGGTGATGACCGCATCCGAAACCTATACCCGCAACCACGCGGCGCAAAGCGAACGCGTCGAGACATTGCGCGCGCGGATTGCCGATGTCGCATCGGGCGGACGCCCCGACATGGTTGAGCGGCACCGCAAGCGCGGCAAGCTTCTGGTGCGCGAACGGATTGATCTTTTGGTCGATCCCGGCACCGCGTTTATGGAGCTGTCATCGCTGGCCGCCTATGGCCAATATGGCGGCGAGGTTCCCGGTTCCGGCATCGTGACCGGCATCGGCATCGTGCATGGTCAGCCCTGCGTCGTGATCGCCAATGATGCGACGGTCAAGGGCGGCTCATTTTATCACGAGACGGTGCAAAAACACATCCGCGCGCAAGAGATTGCGGCGGAAAACCGGTTGCCCTGCCTGTATCTGGTGGATTGCGGCGGGGCCTTTTTGCCCGAACAGGATCGGGTTTTTCCCGACGCCCGCCATTTCGGCAATTCCTTTTATCGTCAAACCAATATGTCGGCCAGCGGCTTGCCGCAGATCTCCGCCGTTTTCGGCGGCTGCACGGCGGGCGGGGCCTATATTCCCGCGCTGTCGGACGAGGTCATCATGGTGCGCGGCAACGCCCGTATTCATCTCGGCGGGCCGTCGATCGTCAAGGTGGCGATCAACGAAGAGGTCGATGGCGAAACGTTGGGCGGGGCCGAAATGCACACGCGCGTCTCCGGCGTGTCCGACCATCTGGCCGAAGACGAGCACCATGCGCTGGCGCTGATGCGTGACATCGTGGCCGAATTGGGCCAATCGCGCCCGATGCAGCCCGACGCCGCCCCCGAAGCGCCCGCACATGATCCCGAAGAGCTGCTCGGCGTGATCAGCGCCGACCGCAAGGAACCCTATGACATGCGCGAGGTTCTGCTGCGCATGATCGACGCGGGCGAATTCCGCGAGTTCAAGCCCGGCTGGGGTGAAACGCTGGTCTGTGGCACGGCGCGCATCCACGGCTTCCGCGTCGGCATCCTTGCCAACAACGGCGCGCTTTTGTCCGACAGCGCCCTCAAGGGCGCGCAATTCGTGTCGATGTGCGATCAACGCAACATCCCGCTTTTGTTCCTGCATAATATTTCCGGCTTCATGGTCGGAACCGAGGCCGAACGCGGCGGCATCGCCAAAGACAGCGCCAAATTGGTCTATGCCATGTCGGTGGCCAAAGTGCCGCGCCTGTCGGTGCTTTTGGGCGGCTCTTACGGGGCCGGCAACTACGGCATGTGCGGGCGCGGCTTTGCGCCGAATTTCCTCTTTGCATGGCCGACGGCAGAGCTGGCCACCATGTCCGCCGACATCGCCAGCAACGTGATGCTGGAACTGCGCCGCCAAAAGGGTGGCGATGAAGACAAGATGCAAGCCGACATGGAGCAGATCGAGGCGCAGGTCCGCGCCCAATATGGCGAACAGTCCGATCCCTATTACGCCACTTCGCGGCTTTGGGATGACGGGCTGATCGAACCGGGTCAGACCCGCGATATTCTTGGCCTGTGTCTGGCCATTGTTTCTTCGGTGCCCGAGGCAGGGCGCCACACGCCCGTCTTCAGAATGTGA